Genomic DNA from Planctomycetota bacterium:
CCCGCCGCCCCTCTGGCGGATCTGGCCGAAGCCCGCCGCGAAGTGGCCCGCTTGAAGGCCCGTCTCCTCGAAGTCGAGCGGGCCGCCGCCCCCGAGGCGCCCCCTCCGGCGCCTGTCGAGGAGGCGCCCCCGGCGCCGGCGCCCGCCCCGGAGCCACCGCCGGCGGCCGCCGTGCCGGCGGCCCGGCGGCTGCATGTGGAGTCCGCCCGGTCGCTTCTGGCCTCAGGGGACCTCAAGCACGGCAAGGGACTCGACATCGGAACCGTGAACCTGGTCGCCGCGGAGCAGAACGACCAGGGGGAGGTCGTCCTGCGGCTGCGCCGCAACGCCTTCATCGACGTCGAGATTACTCCCTACACGAAGAACATGCTGACCCAGCTCAAGGTTCCCTACGTGGTCCAGGGAAAGCGCATGTACGTCCTGGGCGATGAGGCGTTCGAGCTGGCGAACGTCCTCAACCGCAACACGCGCCGGCCCATGAAGGACGGCCTCATCTCCCCCAAGGAGCAGGACGCCCTGCCGGTCATGAAGCTTCTCATCGGTTCGATCCTCGGGGAGCCCCGCGTTCCGAACGAGGTCTGCTTCTACTCGGTTCCCGGGGATCCCGTGGACATGGACCTTTCGGTGGCTTATCACCGCGACCTTTTCGACGCGGTGCTCAAGGCGTTGGGATACAAGCCCAGCCATATCATCGAGGGGCACGCCGTCGTCTTCGCCGAGCTGGCCGACGAGGACTTCACCGGCATCGGCATCTCCTGCGGCGGCGGCATGTTCAACATCTGCGTCGCGTACAAGTCCATGCCCGCGCTGACCTTCTCGACGGCCCGTTCGGGCGACTGGGTGGATTTCAACGTCGCCCAGGCGCTCGGCATCACCCCCGTCAAGGCCGCCCTCCTCAAGGAGAAGGGAGTCGATCTCATGAGCCCGAGAACCCGCGAGGAGGACGCGATCGCGATCTACTACCGGAACCTCATCAAGTACAACCTGACCAACATCGCCGAGCGGTTCCGGGCCGCCGAGAACATGCCGAGCTTCCCGGATCCGATCTCGATCGTCTTCTCGGGCGGAACGGCCATGGCGGGGAACTTCATCGAGCTCGTCAAGGCCGTCTTCAAGGAGCTCGACTTCCCGATCCCCGTCAAGGACATCCGGCTGGCCCGGGATCCGCTTCACGCCACGGCCAAGGGAGCCCTGGCGGCCGCCATGCTCGAGATGGCCGGCCAGCCCGCATGACCCGGCGCCCGGAAGCGACGTTGCCCGAAGAACTCCGATCCGCTATAGTGAGGCCGTGTCCCGGCCGAACAAGAAGGGAACCGTCTATCTCGTGGGCGCCGGCCCCGGAGATCTCGGCCTGATCACCGTACGGGGCCGCGAGCTCCTGGGGAAAGCCGACGTCGTCGTCTACGATCACCTCGTCAATCCCCGGCTCCTGGACTTCGCTCCCCGCGCGAGGCGCGTGTATGCCGGCAAACGGTCCGACAGCCACACGCTCGAACAGCCGGAGATCAACCGGCTCCTCGTGCGGGAAGCCCGCGCGGGGCGCACGGTCGTGCGCCTGAAGGGCGGGGATCCGTACATCTTCGGCAGGGGCGCCGAGGAGGCGGAGGCCCTCGCGCGCGCGCGGATTCCGTTCGAAATCGTCCCCGGCGTCACCGCCGCGATCGGCGCCTCGACCTACGCCGGGATCCCCCTGACCCACCGCGAACGCGCGTCGCAGGTCACCTTCGTGACGGGCGTGACGCGGAAGGGGGAGCTGGACGCGGCGGATCTTCCGCGGCGCGGCACCCTCGTCGTCTACATGGGACACCGGACGCTCGGCCGGCTGGCCCGCAAGCTCATCCGTCTCGGATGGGATCCCGCCACGCCCGCGGCCACGGTCTCCTGGGCCACCACGCCCCGGCAACGCACGGTGCGCGGGACCCTGGCGACGATCGCCGAACGCGCCGCGGACCTCGCGGCCCCTTCGGTCACGTTTATCGGCCGCGTGGTGGATCTCATGCCCCGCCTGCGATGGTTCGAAAACAAGCCTCTTTTCGGCAGGCGCGTGGTCGTCACGCGGGCCCGGGAGCAGTCGCACGAACTGGCGCATGAGCTCGAGGCCCTCGGGGCCGAGGTGGTCTCCTTTTCCACGATCCGCATCCGGCCGGTGCGCGTGCCTCCCATCCGGCTGCGCGGGCGGGGATTCACCCACCTCGCCTTCACGAGCCGCACGGCGGTCGACCTCTTCTTCAGGAACCTCGCGGGGGACGCCCGGGAACTCGCGGGACTCGTGGTCTGCGCCGTGGGGGACCAGACGGCCCGGGCGTTGCGGGAACGCGGCATCCGGCCCGACGTCGTCGCCGCGGAATTCACCAGCCGCGCGCTCGCGCGCGAGCTGGCGCGCCGCGGGGTGCGCGGCGCCCACGTCTTCCACCCCGGCGCCGACAAGATGAACCCCGATTTCGAGCGCCTTCTCGAGAAGAGCGGCGCCCGCGTCACCAACCTCGTGCTCTACCGGATCGACAAAGTCGCCCCCGACAACGTGAGCGCCGTGGAGGGAGCCGACTGGATCACCTTCGCCAGCGCCCAGACCGTGCGCAACTTCATGGCCGCGGTGGACGGCCGCCCCGTCCGGGCCCGCGTCGCCTGCATCGGCCCGGTGACGGCCCGCGAGGCGCGGCGGTTCGGCCTCAAGGTCCGCGCCGTTCCGCGACGGTTCACCTTCCAGGCGCTCCTCGAGGAAATCGTGAAAAGATCATGAAAACGTTCCTTCGAAACCTCCGGAAGTCCCCCGGCCTGAGGCGCCTGGTGCGGGAGACCGAGCTTCTGCCCGAAGACCTCGTCATGCCGTACTTCGTGCGGGCGGGGAAGGCCGTCCGCGCCCCCATCCCTTCCATGCCCGGACAGTATCAGCTCTCGATCGACGAACTCCTGCGCGACGCGCGAGCGCTCGTCCGCGCCGGAGTCGGAAGCGTGATCCTCTTCGGCATCCCCCCGCGCAAGGATTCCCGGGGGTCGGGCGCGTGGGCCCGGGGCGGCATCGTCCAGCAGGCGGTCCGCGCGCTCAAGGATGCGATCCCCGATCTCGTCGTCATCACGGACGTGTGCCTCTGCGAATACACCGACCACGGCCATTGCGGGGTGCTCCGGGACGGCGACGTGGACAACGACGCGACGCTGCCGCTTCTGGCGCGCATCGCGGCGTCCCAGGTCGAGGCGGGCGCGGACGTCGTGGCCCCGAGCGGCATGATGGACGGAGCGGTCGCCGCGATCCGCCGCGCGCTTCCGCGGACGCCCATTCTCGCGTACGCCGCCAAGTACGCCAGCGCGTTCTACGGCCCCTTCCGCCAGGCGGCCGAAAGCGCTCCCCGGTTCGGCGACCGCGCCGGCTACCAGATGGATCCGGCCAACGCGGAGGAGGCCCTTCGGGAGATCGACCTTGATATTCGCGAGGGGGCCGATATAATTATGGTGAAGCCTGCGCTCGCGTACCTCGACGTTCTCCGGCGGGCGAAGGAAAAATTCGGCTGGCCGACGGCCGCGTATAACGTGAGCGGCGAATACGCGATGATCCGGGCCGCCGGGGAGAGAGGGTGGATCGACGAGAAAAAGGTCGTTCTCGAGGTTCTCACCTCCATCAAGCGATCCGGAGCTGACTTTATCCTGACTTATTTTGCGAGAGAGGCGGCGGAGTGGATAGCCTGAAGGCGGCGCTCGAGGCGGTCCTCTTCACCTGTGACGAACCCCTGTCGCTCCATCGCCTGAAGGAAATTGTGCCCGACTCGGGGCCCGAGGAGATCAAGCAGGCCCTCGGCGAACTCCGCCGCGAATACGAGGAGTCCGGCCGGGCCTTCGCGCTGGAGGAAATCGCCGGAGGGTACCAGCTGTTGACCCGGCCCCAGTACGCCGATATAATCGCGAAACTCAAGAAATCCAAAGCGGATCGGAAGCTTTCCGCGGCGGCGCTCGAAACCCTGGCCATCATCGCGTACAAGCAGCCGATCAAGCGCGTGGATGTCGAGGCGATCCGCGGGGCCGCGTCCGGGGAACTGATTCGCGCCCTCATGGAGCGCCATCTCGTCAAAATCGTGGGACGCGACGAAGTGCCCGGAGCGCCTGTTCTGTACGGGACGACGAAGGAGTTCCTCGATACGTTCGGCCTGAAGTCGATCGAGGACCTGCCGAGGCCGGAAGAGGTCAAATGAACTTCGGGAAGTTCGTGGAGAAGTCCTCGCGGGGACTTTTCCTCTTCATCGCCATTATGATGATCCTGCCTCTCGTCCTCTGGGGATACATGAACCCCACCCCGGCCGACGAGGCCCTCAAGGGAACGGCGGGCGTCATCTTCGGCGAAATCAAGGTTCCCCGCGCGCACTTCGAGGAACACCGGCGCAAGGCCCACCCCTCCTGGTGGTGGGGCAAGATCGAACGGGAACCCTGGGTTCTTTTCCAGATGATGCGCGGCCAGCGCGTTCAGGGGCCCACCGCCGAGGAGATCCGCCAGCAGGCGTGGCGCAACATCATCCTCCTCCACGACGCGGCCGCCAAGGGGATTTCCGCCACCGATCTCGAAGTGGCCCGCAAGATCCGCGACGTCTACACGCGGGTAACGTTCGGCCGCCAGGCCTTCGACATGAGAATTCTGGAACGCATCGCCCGGGACATCTTCGGCGCCCCGATGCCGGTTTTCGAGGCCTGGGCCCGCGACCAGGTGGTCATCGACAAGCTTCTCGACCTCGTCGCCGAGGCGTCGTTCGCCAAGCATGAGGAGGCGTTCGCCGACGCGCTCCAGAGCCGGCGCCTGGTCAAGCTCTGGTACGCCGCCTTCGATCCCCAGGACTTCGCGCGCGACCTCAAGCCGGTCACGGCGGATGAAGTCGCGCGTTATTACGAGCAGAACAAGGACAAGTTTCGCGTTCCGGAGAAGGCCAACGTCTCCTACCTCATGATCGAACTCGAATCCCTCCAAAAGAAGGCGCCCGAGCCGACCGAGGAGGAGCTCCGCAAGTACTACGATGAGAACCGGCGGGAGTTCCAGGCCCCCCATGAGCATGCCCCGGGAGAAGAGCATCGGGACGACGAGGCTCCCAGGTTCCGACCCTTCGAGGAAGTGCGCTCCGAGATCGCCGAACGCGTCCGGCGCCGCTGGGCCGAAAGGGAGGCCTCGCGCCTCATGGACCAGGTTAACGTCGACCTGGGAGCCGACGCCGCCGCCAACGGAGGGAAGTTCTCCGACGACGTCTTCGAGAAGCTCAAGGAGAAGTACAAGGCGCAGGGCGTCGATCTCGTCCACGACGTCACTCCTTCGTTCGACCGCCGCTCGGTGGACGATGTGGAGAAGACCGTCGGCCAGAACAGCGGTTTGGCGCTCTGGGCGTTCGATCGCAAGAATCGGGAAGGGGACATTTCCCAGAAGGTAACGACGACGAAAGGTGTGGTCCTCTTCCGGCTTCTTAAGCGCAAAGATGCCTACGATCCCGGCCTGACCGAGCAGGTTCGGGACCGGATCGTCAAGGCGCTGCAGCGGGAGCAGATCCGCAAGCGCACCCAGCAGGTGGCCGCCAACGTCGTCCAGGAGATCAATACCCGCGGTTTCGCCGCCGGCCGCCGCCGTCATCCCGCCGACTGGCGGCCCACGCGCTATTTCAATCCCGAAGAGGGAGATCCCGGCGTGGGCGACGCCGCCCTGGGCGGCATGCTCCGCCGGCAGGCCGCGGGCCTGGCGCCCGGAAAGGCGGCCGTCGTCCCCGGAACCGCCCTGGCCGGCTCGCGCGAGAAGGAAAACTGGTCCTACGTGGTGTATCTCGAAGACGTCGTTGAGGTGGTTCCCGACGATCTGGAGCGGGAGTTCCGGGAATCCCTGGAGCGGCTGACGCGCGAACGGCGGGAGCGCCGCCGCGAAGACTACGCGGCGACTCTCGTCCGGGCGGCCGAGGTTCAGGAGGACCCGGGGCTTAAGAAGACGGAGCGGCCCCCCGCGCCCTAGCGCGCCGGCCGCAAAGCGAGGAGAGAGGGAGCATGGGACGATCGTCCCGCCGTTGTGATTCTTCCCGGAAGCGCGTATTTTCGTCCTTCGTTTTTCAACCGTTTATTTTCTAGGAGAGGGGGCAGCGATGAAGAGGTGGTGGCTCGGTGCGGTCCTGGCGGCCGTCTCCGCCAGCGCGTCGGCTCAGGAAAAGTCGGGCGAGCAGAAGGTGGCGTTCGAGAAGCGCGCCTTCCCGTTCGAGGCGGAGGTTTCCGCGGAACGGCTCAACGTTCGGCTCTTTCCCAAGGCGGACCAGACGAGTGTGATCGTCTCGGTCCTCTCGCTCGGGGAAAAGGTCACCGTGGTCGGCGAACGGGAGGATTTTTTTCAGATTCTCCCCGTCCGCGGGTGCACCGCGTGGATCTTCGGGCGCAACGTGCAGCGCGAGGGAGATAAGGGCGTCGTGACCGCCGACGACGTGCCCGTCCGGATGGACAGCCGCGTCAACGCCGATGTGCTCTGCACCCTGAAACAGGGCGACGCCGTCAAGATCCTTTCCGAGCACATGGGCTGGTACAAGATCGAAGCGCCGGCGTCGGTGAAGTACTACGTGGGCAAAAAGTACGTGCGGCCGGGCAAGGAGCTGCCCG
This window encodes:
- the cobA gene encoding uroporphyrinogen-III C-methyltransferase — protein: MSRPNKKGTVYLVGAGPGDLGLITVRGRELLGKADVVVYDHLVNPRLLDFAPRARRVYAGKRSDSHTLEQPEINRLLVREARAGRTVVRLKGGDPYIFGRGAEEAEALARARIPFEIVPGVTAAIGASTYAGIPLTHRERASQVTFVTGVTRKGELDAADLPRRGTLVVYMGHRTLGRLARKLIRLGWDPATPAATVSWATTPRQRTVRGTLATIAERAADLAAPSVTFIGRVVDLMPRLRWFENKPLFGRRVVVTRAREQSHELAHELEALGAEVVSFSTIRIRPVRVPPIRLRGRGFTHLAFTSRTAVDLFFRNLAGDARELAGLVVCAVGDQTARALRERGIRPDVVAAEFTSRALARELARRGVRGAHVFHPGADKMNPDFERLLEKSGARVTNLVLYRIDKVAPDNVSAVEGADWITFASAQTVRNFMAAVDGRPVRARVACIGPVTAREARRFGLKVRAVPRRFTFQALLEEIVKRS
- the hemB gene encoding porphobilinogen synthase is translated as MKTFLRNLRKSPGLRRLVRETELLPEDLVMPYFVRAGKAVRAPIPSMPGQYQLSIDELLRDARALVRAGVGSVILFGIPPRKDSRGSGAWARGGIVQQAVRALKDAIPDLVVITDVCLCEYTDHGHCGVLRDGDVDNDATLPLLARIAASQVEAGADVVAPSGMMDGAVAAIRRALPRTPILAYAAKYASAFYGPFRQAAESAPRFGDRAGYQMDPANAEEALREIDLDIREGADIIMVKPALAYLDVLRRAKEKFGWPTAAYNVSGEYAMIRAAGERGWIDEKKVVLEVLTSIKRSGADFILTYFAREAAEWIA
- the scpB gene encoding SMC-Scp complex subunit ScpB, whose translation is MDSLKAALEAVLFTCDEPLSLHRLKEIVPDSGPEEIKQALGELRREYEESGRAFALEEIAGGYQLLTRPQYADIIAKLKKSKADRKLSAAALETLAIIAYKQPIKRVDVEAIRGAASGELIRALMERHLVKIVGRDEVPGAPVLYGTTKEFLDTFGLKSIEDLPRPEEVK
- a CDS encoding cell division protein FtsA, translating into PAAPLADLAEARREVARLKARLLEVERAAAPEAPPPAPVEEAPPAPAPAPEPPPAAAVPAARRLHVESARSLLASGDLKHGKGLDIGTVNLVAAEQNDQGEVVLRLRRNAFIDVEITPYTKNMLTQLKVPYVVQGKRMYVLGDEAFELANVLNRNTRRPMKDGLISPKEQDALPVMKLLIGSILGEPRVPNEVCFYSVPGDPVDMDLSVAYHRDLFDAVLKALGYKPSHIIEGHAVVFAELADEDFTGIGISCGGGMFNICVAYKSMPALTFSTARSGDWVDFNVAQALGITPVKAALLKEKGVDLMSPRTREEDAIAIYYRNLIKYNLTNIAERFRAAENMPSFPDPISIVFSGGTAMAGNFIELVKAVFKELDFPIPVKDIRLARDPLHATAKGALAAAMLEMAGQPA